Part of the Vespa velutina chromosome 7, iVesVel2.1, whole genome shotgun sequence genome, ATGATCGATatctcatatacatatacatatacatatacatatacatatacatatatatatatatatatatattttatatatacatatattaatgtcgattttaaatcgttcaacgttaatcgattaaaatatataaaattgcatGCAAAAATTATGGTAAAACAAGAAGGAAGTATAGAATCAAACCTGTTTCTTTAACGGCGTAGCATATTCATCTCTGCTTCTCTCGAACCTTTCGAACTTGAAACTATTACTCCTGTATAGTTCGTTATCACTCTGTTGTCTTCTACAGAGTCTCCTGGTGAATGCCCGTGGCCGGCATGGCGCACATTCGGAGGCGAGCTCCCAGTGCAAGTGCAACATCGCGAGCTCGGCCGTGCACCTGGCCATCGCGCAACCAGCACGTCTAACACGATATTTAACTCGTTTTATACGTCCTTCGGTTTGTGGTTTATGAGAGCATGGTCGAGTTCCAGCGACGCTATCCTCATCGTCCTCGTCAACGTTCTCTGCGGTTTTTCCGCATTCGCAGGTTGCGCGACTAGCCGTTGCTGTACGGCGTGTcgtgatcatcatcatccttgGCTCGTGGGAGCAAGGCCTTGATTGCTCGTCGCAGTCGCACTCGCACGGCGCCTCGCCGCCGTCTGTACGATTCTGCTCGACAACTGAGCTCGATGATCTCTCTTGTTGTTGTGACATTCCTACAGTTATCgattgctgttgttgttgttgttgttgttgttgttgttgttgttgttgttgttgactTGTTTGACTCGAGGAGCCAGCTAAAGGAGATGAAGTTCCTACACGacgttgttgctgttgttgagGGACAGTACCATTGCCTGTGTGTCGACAAGGTCTCTCCGCACATTCGCATCTGAAAATAAgtcaaatgttattttatatatatatatatattactttataaaaactgtaataaaattttataagaggttcttttttttttttgtgaagaAGAGTACGAAACAAGAGCCGTTAATAACGACTCTTATCAATCTCAATTTGGACCATTAACAAAAGCACTTCAATcatcataaaaaatttgcCAAAATATATCACGTATCATTTTACGTATCATTAGCACAGAATGTCGATATGCGCGCACATAGAGACACAAGTGATAAAGGGAGAGAACACCCGCGCGCATGCACATGTTCCTACAcatatacgcgcgcgcgcgcgcacacacacgcatacatacatacatacgcacacagcAGCAGATATGTACACGCTCGACAGGTCCTTTAAGCCGCTTCACGCTCGGAACGAGCGAGACAAAATTTCGGATTTCAACCCTCAACATGccggatatatatatcttcatgGTCTGATGCACGCGCACTTGCGTGTTCCTCCCTTGTGAACGTAAAACTCCACGAGTTTTATAAAGGCCTCATTATGACAATGAGtactcttattttctttaagacGACTTTTGTTTGAATATTCGAGGACAATGGATTCTTtcatcagaaaaaaaaaagaaaaaaaaaaaaaaaaaaaatagaaaataaaaaaaagaaatcacagTCAAATGTAAGGAAAAAACTATGGAGAACAGCACGATTATAAAATGTTCTCGTATCGACGCGAAAAAGTTCACGAGAATGTAGCAGCTGATCGGAAGCAGTCCTTAAACGTATCATTGTGTATCCTTACGCGCGAAATCACAAATATACAGAAGGACAATATCAATCAATATTTATCCGAAATTTCTacgaatgaacaaaaaaaaaaaggagaaataattaaatgtacgtataattatcaaatgaCATATACGTAGactattaaaattacaattaacgttgaaacttttaatattataataatacaaacgtGTAGTTAATTGTTATGctctataagaaaaaaaaaaaaaatgaaatatgagaaaaaggaaaataatgcCCTGCttaagacatatatatatagaaaaaaaaaaaaaaaatatatatatatatatatcagttcTCACCTTCTGACCCTCCGCGAAGATCCAGCAGCGCGGGATGCGTGTGGACAGGATTGCAACTCGTTTGGACAGTCGCAGTTGCCTATTACCgattgctgttgttgctgctgctgttgtctCGTACGACGAACCCTTATTAATACCGGATGTACCGGACACGGTTGCACTTGACAAGCACATACTATCGTTTGCGGACCCCGTGATCTTCGTGATCCACTGGCACCACGCTTCGCGCGTTGGTCCACGTGCAACTGACATGGTTGCACGGGGCAGCCGCAGCGTCCTACGCCACTGCGACGCCCGACACCTTGTACACGTCTCCAGACCCGCTCCATTCAACGACCGGCGTGCGACTGACAATCTTACGCCCCATACCATTCGCTCGGAACCATTTCGGTTAACTTCGGTAAGTTTCGGTTAACGTTCGACTCCTCCTCGAACTCGACGTTTTAAAGTAGGGATGAGAACTCGATGAGCTGTCAAACTCGTTACATCTGTACGACGACGATTAAGAttattctcttctattttttcgttagatattaaaatcaaaGGATCTAATAATAAgatcgtattatttataaatatatcggaAATAAATCGGGAAAACTTTCGTTTAATATCTTCATAgaattcttcaattttttcttttctttttttttttttttttttttttttttttttttttttgatatacgtAAGTACAAAATGATGAAAGTGAACgtgtgtattttttatttcttacttcgatcgaaatcaattttttataaacgaatgTCATGTATATTTCTGCCTCGTATGATGTCTCTTTCAAagtgttattttttaatggcTGGCTTTTATtaatggatatttttttttctttcagtttattttttttttttttttttttctttttttctttttttttcacgaatacgtatgtatgtatgtatatttggtgttatacatattgtataacTAAAGTGAGTTATTctgaaatatagaaagaatatcAAAGGAgatatgttttttaatttctgaCAAATCACGATTggtcttatttttatatacatatatatatatatatataatattgatatatacaaatttgataaatataaatcgtaatgttataaaaaaaaaaaagaaaaaaaaaaaaaaaaaaaaaaactgttcTTATGTaccttttataatttatttcattaagctaatttaatttttttatcaattcacTCGCGTTGTACTTAATACGGATGAGGCAAATATTTGTTGCAATATTCGTggaatcttttttaaatccatACAAACGTAGGCACGACCTGACGGCATTTTTTCGATcaatctaaaataaaaaaagaagaagaaaaaataaacaaacaaataataaaactaatgaaaatgaataataaataaggatAAATAATGTTCTATACAAAACCTTGTCGCTTGATCGCCCAACGAACCGATAAAAATAGCATAAGCGTTTACGTCTGGATTCGACGTGAGTACTTTAGCAAATCTTTCTGGTCTAATCCCATAACGTTCTAAATTTGCATCCGAAAGTACAACAACGATCGATTCGTCACTATCTTCTTTAGCTAAGCCAGAAATAGCATCTTGCGTTGCTTCTAATGTATTATCACCGGACATACAAAATTGCGAATGAGCGTGCATCATCTGTAAAAtgattatgttaaaaaaaaaaaaaaaaaaaaaacaaaacaatccCAATAACAcattatacttaatatattattaaaatttttctcatcttactttgattatttctaatcttcttttattatcaatcgGTGGTTTAGAACGATCCACAAATACGATACGATGATCATCCCCGGAATGACCAATGATGTCATATTGAAATCTATCTTCGTAACCACTGAACGATTCCATAACCATAACGCAAGCTTCCATTTCGCGATCTAATCGTCCGTCATGGCCATTAAATCTATACATGCTACCGGACACATCAACCACCAATTTCAATCTTTTCGGTTTTAATTGGGGAACACCAATCTCTGGTTCCTTTTCTGCTCTACGTCGATAAATCGTTTTTTCACCCGTTAAACCTTCTATTAATTTGGTATCATCCAATTCACCGGACGTTTGGTGTCTACACCATTGACGTTCGTTGCTTTTAGCTTGTAAACTAcctaagggaaaaaaaaagaaaaaagaaaaagatagaaaataatgatacgtATCAATCAAACAAAACATTATAAATGCTAATAACTTACCTAATATTATTCTCAATGCTTGAACTTGTTTAGAAACGGCATCGCTAAATCTATTGTAAAGTTTATGATCGTATTCGCTCATTTTGATATCCCTTAGACGTTGCTTAAATGCACGCAAACCCATTTCACGTGCagctttttttatatgttcaggaactgaatttttttcatcatcgcTAAGCTGATGTACTGTATGACCAGCATCCAAACGATATGGACCACCCTTTCCACCTAATCCAGCCGTGTCTCTACCTAGgattttacgagaaaaaaaaaaaaaaaaaaaaatatatatacatatagtaaaaatatttcttaacgaATCGTCCAaccattttgatatttttttttttttttttaatcaaacgtTAACCTCCTGTTCCACCGGCCCATGTATTTCCACCAACGTGAGGATCATTATTCTCATCGATCTTTCCATGTTTCGGTCCGCTCACATCTTGACCCGAATATCTTTCCTTcgtaatttgtattttatcatCGTCAATCCCCCCAATCATACTTCTCCAAGAGCCTAAAGACTTTTCTATATTCGTTAAAGATGTTTCCCATAGACGAACGCATCCAGTGACGTCAACAGTTACCAGACCATAATTCGAAGTAGTCGATGCAAATATTGGTAACTCTTTACCGTATAACCATTGTGAAAGATGAGAGATTCTGGTaggtctaaaaaaaaaaaaaaaaaaaaatacaaacttattattatccattatCAACTGTtggaaatatttgtaataataattaaatagcaATTAATTTTACTCGGGTATGGGAATGTATCGAACTTTGTGATTGACAGTATTAACGACTTCTAAATAACCAGAAATTCCAGTATGTTTTTTATCATTAGGAGAAACTTCTTCAGGAACTTGTTCAATGGATATCGTTCGTATCACTTGACCGTCGTTCGTTATAATAGgcgtaataaaattattcaatcgtATTTTCCTAGgccaataatataattcataagcACTGTCCAATTCAGGAAATCCAATAATGATACCAGCGTATATGTTATTAGTAATCAAAAGTCTATTAGGagaatttatcttttgttCCAACGCTTCGCTAAGTATATTTTGATGTAAATTATCTTGAGAACAATTCAATAAAATGTCTTTCCTCAGGTTAGTACTATCGGATTCTTGAATATCTCGTAAAACATTTGGACACGGTTGAGACTCCACAGACTTCtcgaaaatgtatttattcttGAACGTATCCTGTATCAGCCATTTATTCGCAGACGCAAGCAATATCGATTCCGCGTCACAGGGTAAATTGATCGAATAGACACTCATACTATCCAGATTGATAACTTCCACCTTGTTTTTGTTAGGAACGAAAAATACAATTTGATTGTTCGAAGAAATCAGATCTGGCAACATTTTCCAATTTAAATTTTGACGTCCAAGAGTGTTGGAAATTTTATCAACAGTCTGTTCGAAAATTGATGACAATTGAATTTCTTGAACGGACCCTTTATCCGTATTTATCATTAGCAGACTATtactctaaaaaaagaaaaaaaaaaaaaaaaacgattatcaaaatataaaagaattattttctttttttcttctttttttctttttttttttttcgacacaTAACTTACATTTCCTTCATGTAGAAAAACATTTCCAATTTTATCAGATGCAATTGTACATAACGATGCATTATTATGACTTCGTTCTTTAATCAAACCGTGTATTTTAATCTCTTGAATTGTTTCGCTCTCTAGATTCATAGTAAACAAACTTAAAGGATTCGTAGTAAGTACGTGTACTTTATCATCTGTCCCATCTCCTTTTGTTCCCTTAGTAACTGTCAAAGACACGACTAGACCACTTTCGTTTAATGGTACAGTCCAATAACTTTGTAACTCGGTGAACCATGCAGATCTAGCTTCTACTCGATCTAACATTTGACTATTTCGAATTGGATAAGAGGGTGCTTTCAATTTAATGTATCTCTCTTGAACGGGCAGAACCTTGAATGTGTTCAAAACGTTCCAACTACCGCAAACCTTGATATCCGGTAAAGATATTctgaaaggaaaaggaaaaataatgttttgtACATTTTACtgctttaaaaaatttattttattattttctaaaaattatataaatttttctttgcctcttttttcctttttgctatctatattacaaaaaaaaaaaaaaaaaaaaaaaaaaaaaaaaaaaaaaaaaaaaaacttgggTAATAAAACcgacaaacatttttttattcacatattttctcgaaaattatataaaataaaatacatccTTACTCTTTCGCTAATGCTATATTATTCGGTGAAGTTCCTACGGGAATGCCGTGTTTGTGTAAAACAGTTACTAAAGTATCAAAAATTTCTGGACTGTATCGATCGAAATCAAATACATTTCTGACAACTACCGGTAAAGGTTCTTTTGGAAATTTctgaaataattacaattcgtgtaattattttcaatgaaataaaatatcattgattacattaacatatatatcattcaaGCTCACCTCTATATGTTTGACTATATTGACAACTTCTCGTGTCGAATAGGGATAGGATACTAATCCTTGATCGGCCATACCTCTCAATTCTCCAAAGGCCTTAACCAAtttctgtattattttatcatcgacATTAGGACCGTATTGCTTTAAcaattgaatttcattttccatAGTGGGATTATCAACAGAATGTGTACTAAATAGATCTCCCAAAGAACCGAAGAAATCATTGCCCAAAAATGGAAAACCAGGTCTGTtcgctaatattattattctgaaATCTGGATGAAGTGGTATCCTTTCGTtagaattatcaataattgaaTTGGTTTTAGATGAAACGATTCTTCTGCCATCCGATAATATCATTTCTCCGGACTCGACCAAAGTCTAAAATCAAAtgtaaatcaaatcaaatcaaatcaaatcaaatcaaatcaattcCGACATGTATCACTCAAAGTTAAATCTCTTGAATGGGATCAAaggatattttgtaaaaaaaaaaaaaaaacttacctTTAATATACACGTCACATGTGTCGGAGCTTTATCTGCCTCGTCGATAACAAGCACATGTCCAAGTTTAACAGCTTGAACAAGTGGTGAATCTTCATAAACTACTTTACCATCTTTAACCATAGGCTGCAATGTTAAAGTTTGAACAGTAGTATCCCTATGCAATTGAATATATTCTCGGGGTCTATTCATCAATTGTAACAATCTATcgactattttatttttaccaaCGCCTTGATTACCAACTAGCAAAAGATTATATCCGAGCATAAAGTCTTGAAGTAAGCTTTCCAAAAGTGCTAAATGTTGTGGTAcgtcgtaaaataaaatatctggTACTTTGCTCAATAACTTTGTACTGTATCTATCGACAATCGTTTTACCAAT contains:
- the LOC124950557 gene encoding von Willebrand factor A domain-containing protein 8 gives rise to the protein MIFNSLKCQRLSIGCKVLERSRIFYPNLSTMLIRCKSDDTFVTIADVSKRVKTAKTPEYIPRKYLLNVTGQESLRHLKWMLQKDILCQDIFLTGSPGSRRRELALAFLELTNRELEFIALSRDTTEADLKQRREIKSGTAYYHDQSAVRAAINGRVLLIEGVEKAERNVLPILNNLLENREMHLEDGRFLIPAERYDKLLEQHSQAELDAWQLVRVSEDFRVIALGLPSPRYPGHPLDPPLRSRFQARYIPFSTFEEQINMMKKITSDNIDPERLSKLLSCAHALVTQEAMSLNLPDFPLDNLPLAAKILDNCPDLSIFDIFYRFYPYKLFLGKEGQDAVENILKTFDILRNPLIRKSSKIDTEKIGENLLNVFIRRDDVKTTLQVLSGSIELNKSMGDNYIETKYQNNLLASLMESHLASDLCLIGPKGCGKTTTVQKLADLMGYEVEPIMLYQDMTSRDLIQQRTTLPNGDTVWRNSALVDAALKGKMAVLDGIDRIHSSTLAILHRLIHDRELQLHDGTRLIRSDRYNEIKEEYKKSDEEMHKSGVYQIHPSFRLIALAGKPVINSSIGQWLNSELLSMFLFHEMRPLAKEEEIHIIRSKYGEPSEALLNIIQLAHTLRSSNDPTLQSLAGSLSTRQLLRIAERMKKFDNDDAYMAVHRACLARFLPSVTKQALDDCLNRLNIIPKEDKTEWKIDYEVTDKTVKIGKTIVDRYSTKLLSKVPDILFYDVPQHLALLESLLQDFMLGYNLLLVGNQGVGKNKIVDRLLQLMNRPREYIQLHRDTTVQTLTLQPMVKDGKVVYEDSPLVQAVKLGHVLVIDEADKAPTHVTCILKTLVESGEMILSDGRRIVSSKTNSIIDNSNERIPLHPDFRIIILANRPGFPFLGNDFFGSLGDLFSTHSVDNPTMENEIQLLKQYGPNVDDKIIQKLVKAFGELRGMADQGLVSYPYSTREVVNIVKHIEKFPKEPLPVVVRNVFDFDRYSPEIFDTLVTVLHKHGIPVGTSPNNIALAKEISLPDIKVCGSWNVLNTFKVLPVQERYIKLKAPSYPIRNSQMLDRVEARSAWFTELQSYWTVPLNESGLVVSLTVTKGTKGDGTDDKVHVLTTNPLSLFTMNLESETIQEIKIHGLIKERSHNNASLCTIASDKIGNVFLHEGNSNSLLMINTDKGSVQEIQLSSIFEQTVDKISNTLGRQNLNWKMLPDLISSNNQIVFFVPNKNKVEVINLDSMSVYSINLPCDAESILLASANKWLIQDTFKNKYIFEKSVESQPCPNVLRDIQESDSTNLRKDILLNCSQDNLHQNILSEALEQKINSPNRLLITNNIYAGIIIGFPELDSAYELYYWPRKIRLNNFITPIITNDGQVIRTISIEQVPEEVSPNDKKHTGISGYLEVVNTVNHKVRYIPIPEPTRISHLSQWLYGKELPIFASTTSNYGLVTVDVTGCVRLWETSLTNIEKSLGSWRSMIGGIDDDKIQITKERYSGQDVSGPKHGKIDENNDPHVGGNTWAGGTGGRDTAGLGGKGGPYRLDAGHTVHQLSDDEKNSVPEHIKKAAREMGLRAFKQRLRDIKMSEYDHKLYNRFSDAVSKQVQALRIILGSLQAKSNERQWCRHQTSGELDDTKLIEGLTGEKTIYRRRAEKEPEIGVPQLKPKRLKLVVDVSGSMYRFNGHDGRLDREMEACVMVMESFSGYEDRFQYDIIGHSGDDHRIVFVDRSKPPIDNKRRLEIIKMMHAHSQFCMSGDNTLEATQDAISGLAKEDSDESIVVVLSDANLERYGIRPERFAKVLTSNPDVNAYAIFIGSLGDQATRLIEKMPSGRAYVCMDLKKIPRILQQIFASSVLSTTRVN